A genome region from Aliivibrio salmonicida LFI1238 includes the following:
- the cgtA gene encoding Obg family GTPase CgtA gives MKFVDEATIKVDAGDGGNGTVSFWREKFVAKGGPDGGDGGDGGDVYLEADENLNTLIDYRFNRFYDAERGKNGGGTNSTGRRGEDITLKVPVGTRAIDIDTGEKVAELMAHGMKIMVAKGGWHGLGNTRFKSSVNRAPRQKTMGTKGEVRELRLELLLLADVGMLGLPNAGKSTFIRAVSAAKPKVADYPFTTLIPSLGVVRARGNKSFVIADIPGLIEGAAEGAGLGVRFLKHLERCRVLLHVIDILPIDGSDPVQNALTIIDELERYSEKVAGKPRWLLFNKTDLLLEAEADEKIAEILEALAWEGAHFKIAAVSRTGTQEVCNELSDFMDTLPKEIMTDEEKAALKVDFMWDDYHKDAMSGKNVVTEDGDDDDDWDDEEDDGHVIYARD, from the coding sequence ATGAAATTCGTTGATGAAGCGACAATTAAAGTAGATGCAGGCGACGGCGGTAACGGTACTGTTAGTTTTTGGCGTGAAAAATTCGTAGCTAAAGGCGGCCCTGATGGCGGCGATGGCGGCGATGGTGGTGATGTTTACCTAGAAGCTGATGAAAACCTAAATACCCTAATCGATTACCGTTTTAACCGTTTCTATGATGCTGAGCGTGGTAAAAATGGTGGTGGTACGAATAGTACTGGCCGACGTGGTGAAGATATTACATTGAAAGTACCTGTTGGTACGCGTGCTATCGATATTGATACTGGCGAGAAAGTTGCAGAGCTAATGGCTCACGGTATGAAGATCATGGTAGCTAAAGGCGGCTGGCATGGTTTAGGTAATACTCGTTTTAAATCATCAGTTAACCGTGCTCCTCGTCAAAAGACAATGGGAACAAAGGGTGAAGTTCGTGAACTTCGTCTAGAGCTTCTTCTTCTTGCTGATGTTGGTATGCTTGGCTTGCCAAATGCGGGTAAATCAACGTTTATTCGTGCAGTATCTGCAGCAAAACCAAAAGTAGCTGATTATCCGTTTACGACGCTTATCCCTAGTTTAGGTGTAGTACGTGCTCGTGGTAATAAGAGCTTCGTTATTGCGGATATTCCTGGTCTGATTGAAGGTGCTGCTGAAGGTGCCGGTCTTGGTGTTCGTTTCTTGAAGCACCTTGAGCGTTGTCGTGTATTGCTTCACGTGATCGATATTCTTCCTATTGATGGCAGTGATCCTGTTCAAAATGCCCTAACGATCATTGATGAGTTAGAGCGATACAGTGAGAAAGTAGCTGGAAAACCTCGTTGGTTATTGTTTAACAAAACGGATCTCCTACTTGAAGCTGAAGCCGATGAGAAGATCGCAGAGATCCTTGAAGCATTAGCTTGGGAAGGCGCTCACTTCAAAATTGCTGCGGTAAGCCGTACAGGTACTCAAGAAGTGTGTAATGAACTTTCTGACTTTATGGATACGTTACCTAAAGAAATCATGACAGATGAAGAAAAAGCGGCGCTTAAAGTCGACTTCATGTGGGATGATTATCATAAAGACGCAATGTCTGGTAAAAATGTGGTTACTGAAGACGGTGACGACGATGATGATTGGGATGACGAAGAAGATGATGGTCACGTTATCTATGCTCGTGATTAA
- a CDS encoding symmetrical bis(5'-nucleosyl)-tetraphosphatase — MATYFVGDIQGCLDELLLLLDQVSFDKEKDQLWLTGDLVARGPKSLETLRFVKSLDKAAVTILGNHDLHLLAVSQGISRIKEKDKTASIFTAPDSEELLTWLRHQPLLATHAQHNIVMTHAGISPQWNIETATECAREIESVLVSDKWVWLLENMYENQPDLWQSDLTGINRYRYIINAFTRMRFCYPDGRLDMECKQPPQELSSDDKEKLIPWFDLKSRCPLSHTVIFGHWAALMGYENNGVIALDTGCVWGEYMTMYRVDDGQYFTQKAIS; from the coding sequence ATGGCGACCTATTTTGTTGGCGATATTCAAGGCTGTCTAGACGAGCTATTGTTATTACTCGATCAGGTCAGCTTTGATAAAGAAAAAGATCAACTTTGGTTAACTGGAGATCTTGTTGCTCGTGGACCAAAATCTTTAGAAACTCTTCGCTTTGTAAAATCATTAGATAAAGCCGCCGTGACCATTCTTGGCAATCATGATCTTCATCTGCTCGCGGTATCTCAAGGTATTTCACGCATAAAAGAAAAAGATAAAACGGCCTCTATTTTTACCGCGCCTGATAGTGAAGAATTACTTACTTGGCTACGCCATCAACCATTATTAGCGACTCACGCTCAGCATAATATTGTCATGACTCATGCTGGGATCTCTCCGCAGTGGAATATAGAAACTGCCACTGAATGCGCTCGTGAAATTGAATCTGTTTTAGTTTCTGACAAATGGGTATGGTTATTAGAAAACATGTATGAGAATCAACCTGATTTATGGCAAAGCGATCTTACTGGTATAAACCGTTATCGTTACATAATTAACGCGTTTACACGTATGCGTTTCTGTTACCCAGACGGACGTCTAGATATGGAATGCAAACAGCCACCACAAGAATTATCTTCAGACGATAAAGAAAAACTAATTCCGTGGTTTGATCTTAAGTCTCGATGCCCTCTTTCTCACACTGTGATCTTTGGTCATTGGGCTGCATTGATGGGTTATGAAAACAATGGCGTAATAGCATTAGATACAGGCTGTGTCTGGGGGGAATATATGACGATGTATCGAGTCGATGATGGACAATATTTCACACAAAAGGCGATAAGCTAG
- the rsmA gene encoding 16S rRNA (adenine(1518)-N(6)/adenine(1519)-N(6))-dimethyltransferase RsmA, which translates to MSTRNDVHLGHKAKKRFGQNFLNDPYVIDGIVSAINPLPGQNLVEIGPGLGAITEPVGREIDKFTVIELDRDLAARLRTHPELGSKLTIYEGDAMRFDFTQLIQEGNKLRIFGNLPYNISTPLMFHLFEFHKDIQDMHFMLQKEVVNRLAAGPGTKAYGRLTVMAQYYCKVMPVLEVPPTAFVPPPKVDSAVVRLVPYEVLPFPAKNLKWLDRVCREGFNQRRKTVRNCFKALLTKEQLEALGVNPSHRPENLTLEQFVIMANWLNDNYQAESTESA; encoded by the coding sequence ATGAGTACAAGAAATGATGTCCATTTAGGCCATAAAGCGAAGAAACGCTTTGGTCAAAACTTCTTAAACGACCCTTACGTAATCGATGGAATCGTATCTGCAATCAACCCTCTGCCAGGTCAAAACCTTGTAGAAATTGGTCCAGGTCTTGGAGCAATCACTGAGCCTGTTGGCCGTGAAATAGACAAATTTACCGTTATCGAACTTGACCGTGATTTAGCCGCTCGTTTACGTACTCACCCTGAATTGGGCAGTAAATTAACTATTTATGAAGGCGATGCAATGCGCTTCGACTTCACGCAGCTTATTCAAGAAGGCAATAAATTACGTATTTTTGGTAACTTGCCATATAACATCTCTACACCATTAATGTTCCACCTTTTTGAATTTCATAAAGACATACAAGATATGCACTTTATGTTACAAAAAGAAGTGGTTAACCGCCTAGCGGCAGGTCCAGGAACTAAAGCTTATGGCCGCCTAACAGTAATGGCTCAGTATTACTGTAAGGTAATGCCTGTACTTGAAGTGCCACCAACAGCGTTTGTTCCGCCACCGAAGGTTGATTCTGCCGTCGTTCGTCTAGTGCCTTATGAGGTACTTCCGTTCCCTGCGAAGAACTTAAAATGGCTTGACCGCGTATGTCGCGAAGGCTTCAACCAACGCCGCAAAACAGTACGAAACTGTTTCAAAGCACTATTAACAAAAGAACAATTGGAAGCATTAGGTGTTAATCCTTCCCATCGTCCTGAAAACTTAACGTTAGAGCAGTTTGTTATCATGGCAAACTGGTTGAATGACAACTACCAAGCAGAATCTACAGAATCGGCTTAA
- the rplU gene encoding 50S ribosomal protein L21, which translates to MYAVFQSGGKQHRVSEGQTLRLEKLDVETGATVDFDNVLMIANGEEITVGAPLVAGGKVTAEVVQHGRGDKVKIVKFRRRKHSRKQQGHRQWFTEVRITGISA; encoded by the coding sequence ATGTACGCTGTTTTCCAATCTGGTGGTAAACAACACCGTGTAAGTGAAGGTCAAACTCTTCGCTTGGAAAAATTAGACGTTGAGACTGGCGCAACAGTTGATTTCGACAACGTTCTTATGATTGCTAACGGTGAAGAAATCACTGTTGGTGCACCTCTAGTAGCTGGCGGTAAAGTAACTGCGGAAGTAGTTCAGCACGGTCGTGGCGATAAAGTTAAAATCGTTAAGTTCCGTCGTCGTAAGCATTCTCGTAAGCAACAGGGCCATCGTCAATGGTTCACTGAAGTCAGAATCACTGGCATCAGCGCTTAA
- the folA gene encoding type 3 dihydrofolate reductase, translating to MKISMIAAMANNGKIDKSCNLSNSQSRIIGKNNQMPWHLPADFAWFKQCTMGKPIVMGRKTYESIGRPLPGRLNIVLSRDASLKIEGVTCVTSIDEAKQVAGDIEELMIIGGGSIYQACLPDADTLYLTFIDADIDGDTQFPDWGEGWNQTHSEMYLKDEKNQYDMEFVVLER from the coding sequence ATGAAGATTAGTATGATTGCTGCCATGGCAAATAATGGGAAAATAGATAAATCGTGCAATCTGTCAAATTCTCAATCTCGAATTATTGGCAAAAATAATCAAATGCCATGGCATTTACCTGCTGATTTTGCATGGTTTAAGCAATGTACTATGGGAAAGCCAATTGTGATGGGGCGTAAAACCTATGAATCCATTGGTCGTCCATTACCGGGACGCTTAAATATTGTATTAAGCCGTGATGCGAGTTTGAAGATTGAAGGTGTCACTTGTGTGACTTCAATTGATGAAGCGAAGCAAGTCGCCGGTGATATTGAAGAACTAATGATTATTGGTGGTGGCTCTATCTATCAAGCGTGTTTACCTGATGCTGATACTCTTTATCTTACCTTTATTGATGCTGATATTGATGGAGATACTCAATTCCCTGATTGGGGAGAGGGGTGGAACCAGACGCATTCTGAGATGTATTTGAAAGATGAAAAGAATCAGTACGATATGGAATTTGTAGTGTTAGAAAGGTAA
- a CDS encoding threonine/serine exporter family protein codes for MEEQQREISRLVAKAGQMLLQHGAESSLVSDVSRRLGIAVGADEVEISLSASSLVITTVINEHCVTTARRAPDRGINMRAITEIQRICIMSEKGLLDRHEATHKLNNISPERYNRWLVVVMIGLSCASFSRLAGGDWPVFMMTFLASSLGMIVRQEIGHRHFNPLLNFGITAFVTTLISSQAVIYHIGNTPFLAMASSVLMLVPGFPLINAVADMVKGYVNMGIARWTFATLLTLATSIGIVGAMNLVGVWGWIN; via the coding sequence ATGGAAGAACAGCAAAGGGAAATATCACGTTTAGTGGCTAAGGCAGGACAAATGTTACTTCAGCATGGTGCTGAAAGCAGCTTAGTTTCAGATGTGAGCCGACGGTTAGGGATTGCAGTTGGGGCTGATGAGGTTGAAATATCATTATCAGCCAGTTCGTTGGTAATAACGACAGTAATAAATGAACATTGCGTGACGACGGCGAGAAGAGCGCCTGATCGCGGTATTAATATGAGAGCAATAACGGAAATACAACGGATATGCATTATGTCCGAAAAAGGGTTATTAGATCGTCATGAAGCGACTCATAAGTTAAATAATATTAGTCCTGAACGTTACAATCGTTGGTTAGTTGTCGTTATGATTGGATTGTCTTGCGCGAGCTTTAGTCGCTTAGCTGGTGGAGATTGGCCTGTTTTTATGATGACATTTTTGGCCTCTTCTTTGGGCATGATTGTTCGTCAAGAAATCGGACACCGACATTTCAATCCTTTACTTAACTTTGGTATTACAGCCTTTGTTACTACGCTTATTTCTTCTCAAGCGGTTATTTATCATATAGGTAATACGCCTTTTCTTGCCATGGCATCCTCTGTTTTGATGCTCGTTCCTGGTTTTCCATTGATCAACGCGGTTGCTGATATGGTGAAAGGTTACGTTAATATGGGTATTGCACGTTGGACATTTGCGACTTTACTTACTTTGGCTACCAGTATTGGTATTGTAGGTGCAATGAATTTAGTCGGCGTGTGGGGGTGGATTAACTAA
- the rpmA gene encoding 50S ribosomal protein L27: MAHKKAGGSTRNGRDSESKRLGVKRFGGESVLAGNIIVRQRGTKFHAGTNVGIGKDHTLFALSEGKVKFEVKGPKNRKFVSIDAE; this comes from the coding sequence ATGGCACATAAAAAAGCTGGCGGTTCTACTCGTAACGGCCGCGATTCAGAAAGTAAACGTCTTGGTGTTAAGCGTTTCGGTGGCGAATCTGTTCTTGCAGGTAACATCATCGTTCGTCAACGTGGTACTAAATTCCACGCTGGTACTAACGTAGGCATCGGTAAAGACCATACTCTTTTCGCTCTATCTGAAGGTAAAGTGAAGTTTGAAGTTAAAGGTCCTAAAAACCGTAAATTCGTTTCTATCGACGCTGAATAA
- a CDS encoding threonine/serine exporter family protein: MDNVTMQSIFELFLALLNDMFFAMIPAIGFALVFNVPVKALKYCAIGGAIGHGTRFLLMHYGAPLEWATLCAATVVGMIGVHWSHRFLAHPKVFTVAALIPMIPGVFAFKAMIAVVEINHLGYSPELWALMIDNLIKTLFTIAALAIGLAMPGLLFYRRKSIV; this comes from the coding sequence ATGGATAATGTAACTATGCAGTCTATTTTTGAATTATTCCTCGCCTTATTGAATGACATGTTTTTTGCAATGATCCCCGCGATCGGTTTTGCTTTAGTTTTTAATGTGCCAGTGAAAGCATTAAAATATTGTGCGATTGGTGGTGCCATTGGGCATGGAACTCGATTTTTATTAATGCATTATGGCGCACCATTAGAGTGGGCTACATTATGTGCAGCAACAGTGGTGGGTATGATCGGTGTTCATTGGTCACATCGTTTTTTAGCTCACCCTAAAGTTTTTACTGTCGCGGCATTAATTCCAATGATCCCGGGTGTTTTTGCTTTTAAGGCGATGATTGCGGTTGTTGAGATAAATCACTTAGGATACTCTCCTGAATTGTGGGCTCTGATGATCGATAATTTAATTAAAACCTTATTTACGATTGCAGCACTCGCGATTGGGTTAGCGATGCCTGGTTTGCTGTTTTACCGTAGAAAATCTATAGTGTGA